A DNA window from Acinetobacter sp. 10FS3-1 contains the following coding sequences:
- a CDS encoding dihydrolipoyl dehydrogenase yields the protein MYDLIIIGAGTAGISAYKEAIKYTQNILIINDGPWDTTCARVGCMPSKVLILSANRMHEMQQHGGLGLTAQVKIDTSQVMPHVQQLRDRFTRATLKDVDSWKTEHKISGRAEFIDTNTVQVNNQSYQAKSFILAVGTTPSIDQELKEKLGKRLITTDEVFELEKLPKSLAVIGSGVIAVELAQAMHRLGVNTHIFARSRRIGALSSPALQKLAHEELSKELNLHFETLPSDYQNTENGVELSYMENGRNQTLIVDCVMAATGRKTLLNTLKLENIHLNFKDLKNLPVDSKTKQLSDLPIYIVGDAYTSTPIQHEAAHEGKHAAKHCLRANPDQEVKTLTPLGIVFCSPEMAMLGQNYKQLKDRNIEFVTGSIDFRKQGRAIINAKNQGAAEIYVDKGSRKVLGAELFCHEAEHLAHLLAWMIDEALTVDDLLDKPYYHPTIVEGLRTALKHARRQLDSQ from the coding sequence ATGTACGACCTTATCATCATTGGCGCTGGAACTGCCGGAATTTCAGCCTATAAAGAAGCCATAAAATATACTCAAAATATCCTGATCATCAATGATGGCCCATGGGACACCACTTGTGCTCGTGTTGGATGTATGCCAAGTAAAGTTCTGATTTTATCTGCAAACCGCATGCATGAAATGCAACAACATGGAGGTTTAGGGTTAACTGCACAAGTTAAAATAGACACCTCCCAGGTGATGCCGCATGTACAGCAATTACGAGACCGCTTTACCCGTGCAACCTTAAAAGATGTCGACTCATGGAAAACTGAACATAAGATTTCAGGCCGCGCCGAATTCATTGATACCAATACGGTTCAAGTCAACAATCAGTCTTATCAGGCAAAAAGCTTTATTCTCGCTGTAGGAACAACGCCAAGTATCGATCAGGAATTGAAAGAAAAACTGGGCAAGCGGCTTATCACGACAGATGAGGTCTTTGAACTGGAAAAACTGCCAAAATCCTTAGCCGTGATTGGCAGCGGTGTCATTGCCGTCGAGCTTGCTCAAGCTATGCACCGTTTAGGGGTAAATACCCATATTTTTGCACGCAGCCGAAGAATTGGCGCACTCAGCAGCCCTGCTTTGCAAAAGCTCGCACACGAGGAGTTAAGCAAAGAGTTAAACCTACATTTTGAAACTTTGCCAAGTGATTATCAAAACACTGAAAATGGGGTTGAACTAAGCTATATGGAAAATGGTAGAAATCAAACCTTAATAGTGGACTGTGTAATGGCGGCAACAGGCCGTAAAACACTTCTGAACACATTAAAACTTGAAAATATTCATCTCAATTTTAAGGACTTAAAAAACTTGCCTGTAGACAGTAAAACCAAGCAATTGTCTGATTTACCGATTTATATTGTCGGCGATGCATACACTTCCACCCCCATTCAGCATGAAGCGGCTCATGAAGGCAAACATGCTGCTAAACACTGCCTAAGGGCAAATCCTGATCAAGAGGTCAAAACATTAACGCCTTTAGGTATTGTTTTCTGTTCACCTGAAATGGCGATGCTGGGACAAAATTATAAACAGTTAAAAGATCGCAACATTGAGTTTGTGACAGGATCTATTGACTTTAGAAAACAGGGACGCGCCATTATAAATGCGAAAAATCAGGGAGCTGCCGAGATTTATGTTGATAAAGGCTCGCGTAAAGTACTCGGTGCAGAATTGTTTTGCCATGAAGCTGAACATTTAGCACATTTACTGGCGTGGATGATAGATGAAGCGCTTACTGTTGATGATTTACTAGATAAGCCTTATTACCATCCAACGATTGTTGAAGGTCTGCGGACTGCTCTAAAGCATGCCCGAAGGCA
- a CDS encoding beta-lactamase hydrolase domain-containing protein translates to MTKSFWYKALLLMSLSCASLSFAASDLSRALNSNVSITGQMTSAKFEQLLKDGFKSVIVNLPDQEPGNKVSVSQLRSIAERSQVSVIYQPVVSGQISQANIEEFARYYNELPKPILMVCRSGTRSAVLFNQAKSQGLIHE, encoded by the coding sequence ATGACTAAGTCCTTCTGGTACAAAGCTTTACTGCTGATGAGCTTGAGCTGCGCTTCTTTAAGTTTTGCAGCCAGTGACTTAAGTCGCGCTTTGAACTCAAATGTCAGCATAACAGGTCAGATGACATCGGCTAAGTTTGAACAGTTATTAAAAGATGGTTTTAAATCGGTGATTGTTAATCTTCCCGATCAGGAGCCAGGAAATAAGGTAAGTGTGAGCCAGTTACGTTCAATTGCGGAAAGGTCTCAGGTAAGCGTGATCTACCAGCCTGTAGTAAGTGGACAGATTTCCCAGGCCAATATTGAAGAGTTTGCCCGCTATTATAATGAGCTGCCGAAACCGATTTTAATGGTGTGCCGTAGCGGTACACGCTCAGCAGTACTCTTTAATCAGGCAAAATCTCAGGGGTTAATTCATGAATAA
- a CDS encoding TIGR01244 family sulfur transferase, which translates to MSENVGFAGQIGPEHIDQVVEKGFKSIINNRPDMEGGPEQPSSVQIEEAARKAGLDYVFQPVVAGQISELDVRTFANHYNELPKPILMFCRTGNRSNNLYQLAKQMDLLDD; encoded by the coding sequence ATGAGCGAAAATGTAGGCTTTGCAGGTCAAATTGGTCCTGAACATATTGATCAGGTGGTAGAAAAAGGTTTTAAGTCGATTATTAACAATCGTCCAGACATGGAAGGCGGCCCTGAACAGCCCTCCAGTGTCCAGATTGAGGAAGCAGCGCGTAAGGCGGGTCTGGATTATGTATTTCAGCCTGTGGTCGCGGGCCAGATAAGCGAACTTGATGTACGCACTTTTGCCAATCATTATAATGAGTTGCCAAAACCGATCTTGATGTTCTGCCGTACAGGTAACCGTTCTAATAATTTATATCAACTGGCAAAACAGATGGACTTACTGGATGACTAA
- a CDS encoding alpha/beta hydrolase encodes MYAYTVEPLYVKSGQEVIAADFYRPQQIDKPAVILMAHGLAALRHFKLIQYAQRFAKAGYAVILFDYRYWGGSTGRPRELVSIRAQLDDWHTMINHLHTRKSIDAKRIVLWGTALSGGHVLTLAAELKNIQAVMVQVPFVDGAESAKLYPLQQMPKALKISSQDYMGAKVGMAPRTLPVVDRQELCFLPTPDSYEGYLSIVNPDHYWSGYIPARAFFKLIRYRPILDVRKIAVPALFIAAQQDSLIPIESSRETATNIAPFVQYHEWNMRHFDIYHGEWFEKAISTQLEFLHQHIGVR; translated from the coding sequence ATGTACGCTTATACAGTCGAACCACTGTATGTCAAAAGCGGTCAGGAAGTGATTGCTGCAGATTTCTATCGTCCTCAACAGATCGACAAGCCCGCTGTCATCCTCATGGCTCACGGTCTGGCGGCTTTACGCCACTTTAAACTGATCCAATACGCACAGCGTTTTGCCAAAGCCGGTTATGCGGTAATACTCTTTGATTATCGCTATTGGGGAGGAAGTACGGGTCGCCCACGTGAGCTGGTATCAATCCGGGCTCAACTTGATGATTGGCATACGATGATTAACCATTTACACACACGTAAATCTATTGATGCCAAACGTATTGTGCTGTGGGGAACTGCGCTAAGTGGCGGGCATGTATTAACCCTTGCAGCAGAGTTAAAAAATATTCAGGCGGTGATGGTTCAGGTACCTTTTGTGGATGGAGCCGAAAGTGCCAAACTTTATCCCTTACAGCAAATGCCCAAAGCCCTGAAAATTTCCAGTCAGGATTATATGGGAGCAAAGGTCGGCATGGCACCCAGAACTTTACCTGTGGTTGACCGGCAGGAACTGTGTTTTCTGCCGACCCCGGACAGTTATGAGGGCTATCTCTCCATTGTAAATCCGGATCATTATTGGAGTGGCTATATTCCGGCACGAGCGTTCTTTAAGCTAATCCGTTATCGTCCTATTCTGGATGTGCGTAAGATCGCGGTGCCTGCGCTTTTTATTGCGGCTCAGCAAGATAGTCTGATACCGATTGAGTCCAGTAGGGAAACAGCGACCAATATTGCTCCTTTTGTACAATATCATGAGTGGAATATGCGACATTTTGATATTTATCATGGAGAATGGTTTGAAAAAGCGATTTCGACCCAATTAGAATTCTTACATCAACATATTGGAGTGCGTTAG
- the trxC gene encoding thioredoxin TrxC, protein MIIVCSECQAKNRVPEEKLRENPACGQCHQALVPLAPIELNEQNFSLFVTHSDLPILIDLWADWCGPCKMMAPHFANVAQQYPNVVFAKIDTEANPRLSAAFNVRSIPTLVLMNKTDEIARISGALRSSELQKWLDQQLNASS, encoded by the coding sequence ATGATCATTGTATGCTCAGAATGTCAGGCCAAAAACCGTGTGCCTGAAGAGAAGCTGAGGGAGAATCCTGCCTGTGGTCAATGTCATCAGGCGCTGGTTCCCTTGGCCCCGATTGAACTGAATGAACAGAATTTCAGTCTGTTTGTCACCCATAGTGACCTGCCGATTCTGATTGACTTATGGGCAGACTGGTGTGGTCCTTGCAAAATGATGGCACCGCATTTTGCCAATGTTGCCCAGCAATATCCTAATGTTGTGTTTGCCAAAATCGATACCGAAGCCAATCCACGTTTAAGTGCTGCATTTAATGTGCGGAGTATTCCGACGCTGGTGTTGATGAATAAAACGGATGAAATTGCTAGAATAAGCGGTGCATTACGCTCAAGCGAGCTACAAAAATGGCTTGATCAGCAGTTAAATGCCTCATCCTAA
- a CDS encoding acyl-CoA thioesterase: MPADTNWSGDVFGGWIVSQMDLAGAIHAERFSKGRCATISINQMTFLVPVKVGDVISCYTQILKVGNTSIQMEIEVWDSHDDSRPPVRVTEGVFTFVAVDVKGNKRLIPEEAKQKFLESRQN; the protein is encoded by the coding sequence ATGCCTGCGGATACCAACTGGAGCGGAGATGTATTTGGTGGCTGGATTGTTTCACAAATGGACTTAGCCGGTGCGATTCATGCCGAGCGTTTTAGTAAAGGTCGTTGTGCTACTATTTCAATTAATCAGATGACCTTCTTGGTTCCAGTAAAAGTGGGTGATGTGATTAGCTGTTATACCCAGATTTTAAAGGTGGGTAATACCTCTATCCAGATGGAAATTGAGGTATGGGATAGTCACGATGATTCGCGTCCACCTGTACGGGTGACAGAAGGGGTATTTACCTTTGTCGCAGTGGATGTCAAAGGCAATAAACGCCTGATTCCGGAAGAAGCAAAACAGAAGTTTTTAGAATCTCGACAAAACTGA
- a CDS encoding DUF4442 domain-containing protein translates to MAHRNRLTKLVQATSRLPQGIQTTLLSKTFGRMVPMVGSAKIRYQHISASKVIVSIANHKAMQNHIGQLHACAMALLAETATGFVTAMNVPDSAIVLIKSLKVDYKRPSKGAMTAVATLTAEQQQLMQNSDRGETLVRVIITDESGEEPIQCEMLWAWVAKSQLKKA, encoded by the coding sequence ATGGCACATCGCAATCGACTGACGAAACTGGTTCAAGCCACATCAAGACTACCTCAAGGTATTCAAACCACCTTACTGAGTAAAACTTTTGGCCGGATGGTGCCCATGGTGGGGTCGGCCAAAATACGCTATCAGCACATCAGTGCGTCCAAGGTGATCGTGAGCATCGCCAATCATAAAGCCATGCAGAACCATATTGGTCAGCTCCATGCCTGTGCCATGGCCTTGCTGGCAGAAACTGCGACTGGTTTTGTCACGGCGATGAACGTTCCGGATAGTGCCATTGTACTCATCAAAAGCCTAAAAGTGGATTATAAGCGGCCCAGCAAAGGCGCCATGACCGCAGTGGCTACCCTAACTGCTGAACAGCAGCAATTGATGCAAAATTCAGACAGAGGGGAAACGCTGGTTCGGGTCATCATCACCGATGAATCTGGTGAGGAACCGATTCAATGTGAAATGCTTTGGGCTTGGGTGGCCAAGAGCCAGCTGAAGAAAGCCTGA
- a CDS encoding YajQ family cyclic di-GMP-binding protein — protein MPSFDIVSELEIFEVNHAVQNTQKEIGTRFDFRGQEVSIELNEKNKEIKIITESDFQCEQVYTMLENHFYKRKVDIQALDPQKMTASGKNVIQVIKLKDGLDSDTAKKINKAIKESGIKVQSSIQGDKIRVTDKKRDTLQQVMAFLKEQQFGLPLQFNNFKD, from the coding sequence ATGCCTTCTTTCGATATTGTTTCAGAATTAGAAATTTTTGAAGTAAATCATGCAGTTCAAAACACTCAAAAAGAAATCGGAACACGTTTTGATTTCCGTGGACAGGAGGTTTCAATTGAACTGAATGAAAAGAACAAGGAAATCAAAATTATCACTGAAAGTGATTTCCAATGTGAGCAAGTGTATACCATGCTGGAAAACCACTTCTATAAGCGTAAAGTCGACATTCAGGCGCTTGATCCGCAAAAAATGACAGCTTCTGGTAAAAATGTGATTCAGGTCATCAAGCTTAAAGATGGTCTTGACTCTGATACTGCGAAAAAAATTAATAAAGCCATTAAAGAAAGTGGCATTAAAGTGCAATCTTCAATTCAGGGTGACAAGATTCGTGTGACCGACAAGAAACGCGATACCTTGCAACAAGTGATGGCATTCCTGAAGGAACAGCAATTCGGTTTGCCTTTACAGTTCAACAACTTTAAGGATTAA
- a CDS encoding rhodanese-like domain-containing protein: MIRKQEITTFEFPENAVIWDVRDASAYAEAHVKGAVNQPINDLSADSLTQVSADQPIYILCGGGSKAPRAAEKLEAFDNSREYVILMGGTRAAREAGMPLEQSA; this comes from the coding sequence ATGATCCGTAAACAAGAAATTACAACATTTGAGTTCCCAGAAAATGCCGTAATCTGGGATGTACGCGATGCAAGTGCTTATGCTGAAGCACACGTGAAAGGGGCAGTGAATCAGCCTATTAACGATCTTTCAGCAGACAGCCTGACTCAGGTGTCGGCGGATCAACCAATTTATATTTTATGTGGCGGTGGAAGCAAAGCACCACGTGCAGCTGAGAAGTTAGAAGCTTTCGATAATTCACGTGAATATGTCATTCTGATGGGGGGAACCCGTGCTGCTCGTGAAGCAGGTATGCCCTTAGAACAGAGTGCATAA
- a CDS encoding YciI family protein encodes MPLFVVSCTDQEGTVEKRLAIRPQHLARLQKLDDEGRLIVAGAMPKDPANPQAGFYGSTIIVDFDNREALDAWLQDEPFLKEGVYAHIDVKPFNKAFPQG; translated from the coding sequence ATGCCGTTATTTGTTGTGAGCTGCACCGATCAAGAAGGTACAGTTGAAAAACGCCTCGCAATTCGTCCCCAGCACCTTGCCCGTTTACAAAAACTCGATGACGAAGGCCGTCTGATTGTGGCAGGTGCCATGCCTAAAGACCCGGCCAATCCTCAAGCGGGCTTTTATGGCAGTACCATTATTGTCGACTTCGATAATCGTGAAGCACTGGATGCCTGGTTACAGGATGAGCCTTTCCTGAAAGAAGGGGTCTACGCACACATTGACGTCAAGCCATTTAATAAAGCATTTCCTCAAGGATAA
- a CDS encoding inner membrane-spanning protein YciB, with translation MKALLDFVPLIIFFYLYKTVDPKDTDHQLLQLIGSAGGVDNNNILVATTGLIISMLVVYGALFVMQKFRLDKQQWIVLFMTVIFGGITLILSDDFYIRLKAVLLNLVFAGVFFLSPWFSKDKKPLIQRLFGPVFNLTDKGWVKLNYAWVGMFVLMSFLHTFFAYLWMDGKYWGEFTAFGDMIVMFSFIIIQFIVLRKYFKTAE, from the coding sequence ATGAAAGCACTTTTAGACTTTGTGCCACTCATTATTTTCTTTTATTTATATAAAACTGTAGATCCAAAAGACACTGACCATCAACTGCTACAACTGATCGGTTCTGCTGGAGGTGTCGACAATAATAATATTCTTGTTGCGACCACAGGTCTGATCATCTCTATGCTGGTCGTCTACGGTGCCTTATTCGTCATGCAGAAATTCCGTCTGGACAAGCAGCAATGGATTGTACTGTTTATGACGGTAATTTTTGGTGGCATTACCCTGATCCTGAGCGATGATTTCTATATCCGGCTAAAAGCCGTTTTGCTGAATCTGGTCTTTGCCGGGGTGTTTTTCTTGTCGCCATGGTTTAGCAAAGATAAAAAGCCATTAATCCAGCGCCTGTTTGGTCCTGTCTTCAATTTAACCGATAAAGGCTGGGTCAAGCTCAACTATGCCTGGGTAGGGATGTTTGTCTTGATGTCATTTTTGCATACCTTTTTCGCCTATTTATGGATGGATGGAAAATATTGGGGTGAATTTACCGCATTTGGTGACATGATCGTGATGTTTTCCTTTATCATTATTCAGTTTATTGTATTGCGTAAATACTTTAAAACCGCTGAATAA
- a CDS encoding PHP domain-containing protein: protein MHGVDLHTHSNISDGTFSPQQLVDAAAGNFIHTLALTDHDTIDGLTLAQEAAKNHEIKIVSGVEISSQWSRPATKKNYGVHIVGLNMQDLAPLQKALNQQKKIRAERSKQICDLLIPLIGQDIYADVLAKVDQVPDRVTRTHIAKTLVEKGIVTRPQQAFDKYIKEGKKAYVKFDGLNLEDTIQVIHESGGFAVLAHPTKYDLSATNIRYLIEIFAKFGGDAVELPPAIDPASTRQMVDRMIAEHGLKVSIGSDFHGDHMPWIKLGNVPSLKPGQVGIWESFV from the coding sequence ATGCACGGCGTAGATTTACATACACATAGTAATATTTCTGATGGGACTTTTAGTCCACAGCAATTGGTTGACGCTGCGGCGGGCAATTTCATCCATACTCTGGCCCTGACTGATCATGACACCATAGATGGTCTGACGCTGGCTCAAGAAGCCGCTAAAAATCATGAGATTAAGATTGTTTCTGGGGTTGAAATCTCCAGCCAGTGGTCACGTCCTGCAACCAAGAAAAATTATGGTGTGCATATTGTCGGGTTAAACATGCAGGATCTGGCCCCTTTACAAAAAGCGCTCAATCAACAAAAGAAAATCCGGGCTGAACGCTCTAAACAGATTTGCGATCTGCTGATTCCTTTAATTGGTCAGGATATTTATGCAGATGTGCTTGCCAAAGTGGATCAAGTTCCGGATCGGGTAACACGGACACATATTGCCAAAACGCTGGTAGAGAAGGGGATTGTGACCCGCCCGCAACAGGCCTTTGATAAATATATCAAGGAAGGCAAAAAAGCCTATGTTAAATTTGATGGCCTGAATCTTGAAGACACCATTCAGGTGATTCATGAAAGCGGCGGCTTCGCCGTGCTGGCACATCCAACCAAATATGACTTATCAGCGACCAATATCCGTTACCTGATCGAAATCTTTGCCAAGTTTGGTGGTGATGCCGTAGAGCTACCGCCCGCGATTGATCCAGCTTCAACCCGGCAGATGGTGGACCGGATGATTGCAGAGCATGGGCTCAAAGTGTCGATTGGCAGCGATTTTCACGGCGACCATATGCCCTGGATTAAACTGGGGAATGTGCCGAGTTTAAAACCAGGGCAGGTCGGGATCTGGGAGAGTTTTGTTTAG
- a CDS encoding bestrophin family protein: MIVRDQPSLFKLLFSWRGTILPKVLPPLGVVMLISAIVGGLAHIGYLDFPELPLSGFTVIGVVLSIFLGFKNSACYDRWWEARKLWGILIANARHFDRDCRMLSQGRRERVIQHVIVFANVLRDRLRHQTANPTELVETSGMSQQAITQLYQQANAPQYTLSLIQWELMQALKEGEISDVIYMQMNDHVAELSIVQTGCDRIATTPLPFAYSVLLNRTVYFFCFILPFSLGSTLGLLTPLLVGILAYTFLGLDALSSEIEEPFGTQSNDLPLDSMVRTIEIELLGTLGKPTPPPIKAQDHNLL; the protein is encoded by the coding sequence ATGATCGTACGTGACCAGCCCAGCCTGTTTAAACTGCTATTTTCCTGGCGGGGGACAATTTTACCGAAGGTTCTGCCCCCTTTAGGTGTGGTCATGCTGATCTCGGCCATTGTCGGCGGATTGGCGCATATTGGTTATCTTGATTTTCCAGAATTACCACTGAGCGGCTTTACCGTGATCGGGGTCGTGCTCTCTATTTTTCTTGGTTTCAAAAACTCGGCCTGTTATGACCGCTGGTGGGAAGCACGCAAACTCTGGGGCATTCTGATTGCCAACGCTCGGCACTTTGACCGTGACTGCCGAATGCTGTCGCAAGGCCGCCGTGAAAGGGTGATTCAGCATGTGATTGTTTTTGCCAATGTCCTGCGAGATCGCCTGCGCCACCAAACGGCGAACCCGACCGAACTGGTTGAAACCAGTGGCATGAGCCAGCAGGCCATTACCCAGCTGTATCAGCAAGCCAATGCCCCGCAGTATACGCTGAGCCTGATTCAATGGGAGTTGATGCAGGCACTCAAAGAAGGTGAAATTTCTGACGTGATTTATATGCAGATGAATGATCATGTGGCCGAGCTTAGTATTGTACAAACCGGCTGTGACCGGATTGCAACGACGCCCTTGCCTTTTGCCTATTCGGTTCTGCTCAACCGTACCGTCTATTTTTTCTGTTTTATTTTACCCTTTAGTCTGGGTTCAACTCTCGGCTTGCTGACCCCCCTGCTGGTGGGAATTCTGGCCTATACCTTTTTAGGTCTGGATGCCTTAAGTTCAGAAATTGAGGAGCCTTTTGGCACACAGAGTAATGACCTGCCCTTGGACTCTATGGTGCGTACGATTGAAATTGAACTGCTAGGAACTTTGGGTAAACCGACGCCACCACCAATTAAAGCTCAAGATCATAATTTGCTTTAA
- the radC gene encoding RadC family protein produces MQFSIKNWPEQERPRERLIQYGAESLSDAELLAIFLRSGSQQHSAVELARVLIQHFGYLTALLDAPLQEVSQFHGIGISKYTQLIAVKELGRRYIAEHLKQDALELSNSKRLRDYLRFELLGESQEVFAVLCLDAGLRKISFKKLFYGSINACDISINQLLRYAITQQATSIVIAHNHPLGRAYPSQADLDLTRQIQQACQLVDIHLIDHCIIALEGSFSFAEQHLIKPEKNTMNST; encoded by the coding sequence ATGCAATTTTCTATAAAAAACTGGCCAGAACAGGAACGGCCACGCGAACGTTTAATTCAATATGGGGCAGAAAGTTTATCCGATGCCGAACTGCTGGCTATTTTTCTCCGTTCAGGTTCACAGCAGCATTCAGCGGTCGAACTGGCACGTGTATTGATTCAGCATTTCGGGTATTTAACCGCCTTGCTGGATGCACCATTACAGGAGGTCAGCCAGTTTCATGGAATAGGTATCAGCAAATACACCCAACTAATAGCGGTCAAGGAATTGGGACGGCGTTATATTGCTGAGCATCTTAAACAGGATGCACTCGAACTCAGCAACTCCAAACGGCTAAGAGATTATTTACGTTTTGAATTGCTGGGAGAAAGCCAGGAGGTATTTGCCGTGCTGTGTCTGGATGCTGGCTTGAGAAAAATCAGTTTTAAAAAATTGTTTTATGGCTCCATTAATGCATGTGATATTTCCATTAATCAACTGCTACGTTATGCGATTACCCAGCAGGCAACCTCAATTGTTATTGCTCATAATCATCCCTTGGGCAGAGCCTATCCGTCTCAGGCAGATCTCGACTTAACCCGACAGATTCAGCAGGCCTGTCAACTGGTCGACATTCATTTGATTGATCATTGTATTATTGCACTCGAGGGCAGTTTCTCCTTTGCCGAGCAGCACCTCATCAAACCTGAAAAGAACACCATGAATAGCACTTGA
- the coaBC gene encoding bifunctional phosphopantothenoylcysteine decarboxylase/phosphopantothenate--cysteine ligase CoaBC, with the protein MSFDLSVISHKNIILAVTGGIAAYKSAILVRRLKDAGFNVRVVMTRGAQAFITPLTFQALSGNPVHTELLDPEAEAGMGHIELARWADLLLVAPASCDTLAKFAAGLADDLLSTLYLATNAPVWVAPAMNQQMWAAKATQRNLATLIEDGVHVIMPDAGSQACGDVGLGRMPEPEELAQQVTEYFHKAQRTIAEKFGMLAGKQITITAGPTREAIDPVRYISNHSTGKMGFALAAACYAAGANVTLIAGPVSLDTPNGVKRKNVSSAVQMLNESMQMLEQGCDIFIATAAVADYRVAQVAEHKIKKAGDELNVALVKNPDIVATIAQQEKRPFMVGFAAETRNIEEYAAGKLVAKKLDMIACNDVSRADIGFASDENAMTVFFAEHYHLDKRDLDKASKQEIAQQLVEAIHTALHHNPAVEEDF; encoded by the coding sequence GTGAGCTTTGATCTAAGTGTAATTTCTCATAAAAATATCATTTTAGCAGTCACTGGCGGTATTGCTGCCTATAAAAGCGCCATTCTGGTTCGCCGTCTGAAAGATGCCGGTTTTAATGTGCGGGTTGTCATGACCCGGGGGGCACAGGCTTTTATTACACCTTTAACTTTTCAGGCGTTGTCGGGCAATCCTGTGCATACTGAACTGCTGGATCCTGAAGCAGAAGCCGGCATGGGGCATATCGAGCTGGCCCGCTGGGCTGACCTGTTACTGGTTGCACCGGCCAGTTGTGACACTCTGGCAAAATTTGCGGCAGGTCTGGCTGATGACCTGTTGAGTACCTTATATCTGGCAACGAATGCCCCTGTTTGGGTGGCGCCTGCCATGAACCAGCAGATGTGGGCCGCCAAAGCGACGCAGCGTAATCTGGCGACGTTGATTGAAGATGGCGTGCATGTGATCATGCCGGATGCAGGCTCACAGGCCTGTGGTGATGTCGGCCTTGGCCGTATGCCGGAACCGGAAGAGCTGGCTCAACAGGTCACCGAATATTTTCACAAGGCCCAGCGTACAATTGCAGAAAAATTTGGCATGCTGGCCGGTAAACAGATCACCATTACTGCTGGCCCGACGCGTGAAGCGATTGATCCGGTACGTTATATTTCTAACCACAGTACCGGGAAAATGGGCTTTGCACTGGCTGCAGCCTGTTATGCAGCAGGAGCAAACGTGACCTTGATCGCAGGCCCTGTCAGTCTGGATACGCCGAATGGGGTCAAACGTAAAAATGTTTCCTCTGCGGTGCAAATGCTGAATGAGAGTATGCAGATGCTAGAGCAGGGCTGTGATATTTTTATTGCGACTGCAGCAGTGGCTGATTATCGTGTTGCGCAGGTGGCCGAGCATAAAATTAAAAAAGCCGGTGATGAGCTGAATGTCGCACTGGTGAAAAACCCGGATATTGTGGCTACGATTGCCCAGCAGGAAAAGCGCCCATTTATGGTCGGCTTTGCCGCAGAAACCCGTAATATTGAAGAATATGCCGCGGGGAAACTGGTTGCGAAAAAGCTGGATATGATTGCCTGTAATGATGTTTCACGCGCAGATATCGGTTTTGCTTCAGATGAAAATGCCATGACCGTGTTTTTTGCCGAGCACTATCATCTGGACAAGCGTGATCTGGACAAAGCTTCCAAACAGGAAATCGCACAACAGCTGGTAGAGGCGATTCATACTGCCTTACATCATAATCCTGCTGTAGAAGAAGATTTTTAA